One Diospyros lotus cultivar Yz01 chromosome 1, ASM1463336v1, whole genome shotgun sequence genomic window carries:
- the LOC127798941 gene encoding uncharacterized protein LOC127798941 gives MIQGEVVPPRESYETKLKETETTQRRTNQMEAKCEYEWSPKIKFSDPNVKPYVPPLPFPQRLKQHQNEQFAKLFEMLKKLHINIPFVDAITQVPSYAKFLKDILANKRKLAEFETVKLSEECSAIVQNKLPQKLNDPGSFTIPCIIGDICFDKVLCDLGASINLMPLTIFRKLGLGEPKPTTITLQLADRSIKHPKGIVEDVLVKVEKFIFPVDFIVLDMIEDLEVPLILGRPFLATGKALIDVQQGQLVLRVQDDQVTFNVFQALKHLAEDQTCYRLDVIDYVVHDCFQVDRFEDPLEGCLVKTTTTGGEDDAYEEIVKMLEANSPSCQTYTKKHGPRYEKLERPLMKPPKPSIEEPPLLELKALPSHLKYAFLEGSSSLPVIISFFLTGDVEVRLLQVLKKHKRAFGWTISDIQGISPSICTHKILMEDNYKPTV, from the coding sequence ATGATCCAAGGAGAAGTGGTTCCACCAAGGGAATCTTATGAGACCAAACTAAAAGAAACTGAGACAACACAAAGAAGGACAAACCAGATGGAAGCAAAATGTGAGTATGAGTGGtcaccaaaaatcaagttttcaGATCCTAATGTCAAGCCGTACGTGCCACCATTGCCTTTCCCTCAAAGACTCAAGCAGCACCAAAATGAGCAATTCGCCAAGTTGTTTGAGATGTTAAAGAAGCTGCAcatcaatattccatttgtGGATGCTATCACACAAGTACCTAGCTACGCCAAGTtcttaaaagatattttagccAACAAGAGGAAGCTAGCAGAATTTGAGACAGTCAAGCTGAGTGAAGAATGCTCTGCCATTGTGCAAAACAAGTTGCCACAAAAGCTTAATGATCCAGGGAGTTTTACTATCCCTTGTATTATTGGTGATATTTGTTTTGATAAAGTTTTGTGTGATTTAGGAGCTAGTATTAATCTCATGCCTTTAACTATTTTCAGGAAACTAGGTTTGGGAGAACCAAAGCCTACCACAATCACTTTGCAGCTCGCGGATAGATCGATCAAGCATCCAAAaggtattgtggaagatgttTTGGTAAAGGTAGAAAAATTCATATTCCCAGTTGATTTCATTGTCTTGGATATGATTGAGGACCTTGAGGTTCCCCTTATTTTAGGGAGGCCATTTCTAGCTACAGGTAAAGCTTTGATAGATGTCCAGCAAGGACAACTTGTGTTGAGGGTCCAAGATGACCAAGTAACGTTTAATGTGTTTCAGGCTCTCAAGCATCTAGCAGAAGACCAAACTTGTTATAGACTTGATGTTATTGACTATGTTGTGCATGATTGCTTCCAAGTTGACAGGTTTGAAGACCCTTTGGAGGGTTGTTTAGTAAAGACGACTACTACAGGTGGAGAGGATGATGCATATGAGGAGATTGTCAAGATGTTGGAAGCAAATTCACCCTCCTGCCAAACCTATACTAAGAAGCATGGGCCGAGATATGAGAAGCTAGAGAGACCATTGATGAAACCGCCCAAGCCATCCATTGAAGAGCCACCTTTACTTGAGCTTAAAGCCCTTCCATCTCATTTGAAATATGCATTTTTAGAAGGTTCTTCATCCTTACCTGTgattatttcattctttttgacaGGTGACGTGGAGGTAAGGTTGTTACAAGTGCTTAAGAAGCATAAAAGAGCTTTTGGTTGGACCATATCAGATATTCAAGGAATAAGCCCTTCCATCTGCACGCATAAGATACTTATGGAAGACAACTACAAACCAACCGTGTAG